One Carya illinoinensis cultivar Pawnee chromosome 5, C.illinoinensisPawnee_v1, whole genome shotgun sequence genomic window, agttgaaaatttgaaattaaaaattgtttgtgtttgagtgatgtttccgaaagaaattataagaaattttgagatgagatgggatgtgTTTCCCAAACAATCCCTAAGGATATGTGTCTGACTTTAACTGGGTTTTTCTGAGCAAAAGACCcggagaggaaaaaaattaaaataataggaaaataaaaacGACGACTTCTATTTCTGATAGCATCCCATACTTTCTACCTTATTTTTTGTTtcgcattttaaattttataaatagtagtaactAGTTTAATCAAATTTAATTGCAAATTGCTATTTGCTTTATGTTTTTGAATTGTATAAGACAGTTGCCTCTCAATTTTTTCTAATTGTTTTAGGCAGATGAAGATCAAGAGGACAGAGATGAGAGATGGGATGCGGATTCTGACATGGAGGTTGATGATGAGCGGTAATTTATTTGGTCCCCCAATTTATTTGTGATATTGTATGTTCACTGTTTTACTTACTTTCTGCTCAAACAGAAAGCCTTTGTCCAGCAGATTGAGGAGGGATATAGTTGAACCCGAGCTCAAAGATTTGGTATGTGCTCTGTTTAGTTTGTATTATCAACAATTGTAGTGTTTACCACTTTGTTCATATTTGTATATCACAAACATTTTGTCAATGAAGGCCCTGGTATTTCACTACCCATGAATAAAGGTGAAAACTTACAAAATGGCCATAAAAATAATGTTGCAAATCGAGAAAGAAGAAACATGCCAATGAAGAACTATTAAGTATTTGTGAAAAGGTGATGATAGCACCAGTTGAGGATAAAGCTTATGAAAATAGCTtgacatggtttggacatgtgCAACAGGGGCCTGTGAATGCGCTGATGGAAAAGAATGCTTGAATTGAATAAGGAAAATAGGTAAAAGGAATGCCAAACAGTGACGTGTTGAAATTGTTAGGAGAGACTAAAGGCCTGGTTTGGTTTCACAAACCTTTCAAAccatattatctcatctcatatcatctcaacatctaaacatcattcaaacataaacatttttcaatttcaaattttcaaacttttctatttaattattacctaatcattacaactttcccaaacttccaaacaaaacacaaaaaacaattcaaccttttcaattcctaaaacaaaaattatattaaaagattatattctaacccttttttaactttataatttttttattcaactttttctttcttctttcccaaaaccccataaaaatcttaactcaaacaatttcactactattcacaaaatatgttactactattcacagatttttcatttcatctcatctgtgtaaccaaacaaggcctaaagTAGCCCATTGGTTGGAATTGAAGCTTAGTCGATTCTTCAACTAGATTAGATGcgtttcatcttttcttttttcctggcTCGTTAGCTAATcattttaaatgatcattttacctatTCGTTGTGCCCATATCTTGAAAATTGATTGATTTAGTTTAAACAAAGTCTGTTTTATGAGCTAGGGAGCTAATCAAACTTATGTGTGAGGCTGTTCATCTAAGACAATGTGCACAGCCAAAAGCTATGAGTTTCCACTCTAATTGAAAGGTGGACTCAGTTAATTTATGCAGGGAGGAAGATTTGGTAAATGTTCCAAACTGCATGCACGGAGGAAGGGATTAGCTCTTCTACTAGTCTTTCTTCCCTAGATGCTCATATTCATGTTTACTTGCTTCATTGGCAGCACTTCCTTAAGATGTTATTGACCATTCCTGTCCCATGCATTCTGTATTCTGTTGAATGAAGTTGGAATATTACTTTGTATTCAGTAAAGGTGATATTGGGTTGTTGAATTAATATTCTGTAAATCTAACTTCTGATTTGTTTTTCCGCAACAATTTCTAATGATGGCTTTCACCCCACCCCCCGGTCCCCAGGAGGATCAAAAAGGAAATGCAGAGCACGCCAAAGGATTTGATACGGGAGCAGAAGAGACTACATGCACAAAGGTGAAATTTAATCACACAAGCACTTGCATAAAGTCGTTATTGGATGCATGCATATACGTACAGCCATATATATAAGACTACCCCAGCACTAACAGTTCTTTTTGGTTAATATTGGTGCTTGCAGGTGGTAGATACGGATTCTATGGTTGTTGATGAACCTAATGTGAAAGTTGAACAAGATAATTTGAATAAGCAAGCGAATGAAAAGCACTCTTAGTTGTATTCACCAAATTCGCACTGTCTCCACTTGTTTGTTGATCCCCAAATAAGGTCATGAGCTATGCGGCGCATACCTTCAATTGTATTTCGTGTGAGCCATGCAGACCTCAACTGTGGACTAGTGCAAACATGGACACTAGCACAAGATTCTTGATGCTTTTTTCTGTCAAATGTGAAACTACACTGTCGGAGAAATCTTGGAGTTCGCCAATTAAATTAGTTGGCACTTCAAAAAGAGACTAATCCGACAAGTTCATAGCATAGTCATCAACTGAAGAAATAACTTGTATTTTATGGATCTACTGACCACAATCTATGCACTTCATATTTACACGAGCTAAGCTCGTCAAAAATCCCCGTGCACTGAAATATCAGCGGCCAGAATCAGGGTGACCTGCACTTTGGAATTGGTCACTCTTGGTCCAAATCAAAATCCCAATATCCTTGAAAGAGTACATCTTGctattcttttcctttcttggaTTTTGCAAGTATCCAGATCACCTTGTTTATCTATGACCTGCCTCATTTCATTTACTATTGTCTAATCATTGCAGGGcgcttcatttgcttctttcttCGAATGTTACTCTTCCATTCGAAGAATCCGATAAAAGAAGAACGCAGCCATTGGATTCTGCTTGGATTTCATCTGCTGTTTGATTGTTACACAACTTGAAAAGTATAGCCCAACCTAAACTTCATTACCTGAGATACGTGCAGATCATGCATAATTACACTCGCGCTTTTATCCTATATCTTTCTGTGGCCAAAAATAAAGGAGGaaacaaaaggaaattaagcttttGGCCTTATGAAAATGATAACCTGTCCTACATATTGGTGCTCTTGACTCTGCATCTGCAACTGGACTCTACCCTTTTCCACCTTCAACAGTTGTGAATCCTCTTCTGGCAGATTGCCTGGAATGATCTTGGTACCAGCTTGCTTCTCAACCTCCACTGCCCAACTATTCACAACCATGCCAATAACAGCATGTGTTCCAGAGTCCTCTCTTAATTAAAAAGTAGCCACCCCAATGTCAGGGACGCATACTGTTTTCATGTGGCCTATAACCTGGAAGGTGACCGCAGAGAAGCGTCCAATGCACAGAGATCATTCACTCATATTGCAGAATACACTTGACAGGGCAAGAGAGTATGAGAAACTGCACAACCTCCAATCAATCACGAATTCCTAAGATTAATAATAACAACTTTTTGGATAAACCAAGTTCGTGAATATCAAACAGTTTGCAGTAACTGCAGAGTGCAAACGATGATTTTCTCTCCTCCATTTAATCACACTTCCCAAATCGCATACACATATCATACAGTATGAAGGGCAGCAGTACACGCAGTATATCCACTCCGCTCCCCTCCCTTCCTGTAGAGGGACTCCATTTTTACAACACAAACACAAGAGCTACGTATTTCGATGCTAAAACTCTAATAGAATTAATATTCTGCTTACGAAATTGAGCGGTTCTTTGTTTTCCAGGTAGGTTTCATATTCCTTTCTTGCCTTCTTTCACAGCAATCAGCACAAATGAAGTGAGAATGGGGTTATCCCATTATATCTCTTTTTAACGCCTTTATGTTAGGATTGCCTTTTGGGGaatttcctttctttcctcCATTCCAGCACCTTCACCATTTCAGCTCACTCCCTCCCTTCACTTCATTCTCAAGAAATTAGACTCGAATCTTGAAACTTGCTAGGATGATTTTACATATCCTTCAAATTCTTgatctatttctttttctccacaatattaccaaaaaaaatatttggcctataaaaataattacaaaaaaaatattaacaaaataggttttgaaaaaaaaaataaaatttatttttcttaaattctcTTTGtaagtatataatttttcttctttctacaattattaattctttttaaaaaaaattcctccTTATAGGTCAGTCAAAACGAAACTCTGAGCCCATATTTGATGGATATAATCGGCCCAAACAGCTGGTCAGCCCACTGTAACAACCAGATGATAGCCCAAGGCAAAAGCGTCATTTAGTTGAAGAAAGGGATGAGGATTGGTATGGCCCACAGAAGTGTTCCTGTTTTGTAAGCTTGTATCGGATTGTGTAGCTGTACATGACatattggtggtggtggtgaataAGTCCATCGCGTCTTATATAGGGTTTGggatctctctctgtctctctctatctGCACAGCTTCACAAGGTACACTATCTCTTCTTACAAATTATCGGATCCAGGGTCAGAGCTAGGTTTGAATTCTCAAAGCTTATTGTTTCTTCTTATCTTTTATCTGCTTTTATCACCTAGGCTTACATCTCTGTTTTCCCTTTCGTTTTCGGATTCAGCTTCTCCGATGGCTTCAAATTTGCCCAAGGATCTTCCGGCTGGTGATCTTTTGCTTtacatttcttttattgttttcaattgtagtttttttttttttttttttttttgcggcTTCATATACATTTACTTGGCCCTCGGAATTTGTGATTTCTTTGCAAGCAAGGTTTCTTTCATTTCcttgtgatatatatatgcacTGATGCTGTTTTTTATGACTAATTTGGGTTTTAGATTCATTTGACAGCAGTAAAGTGATAACTGCTTCAAGATGTTTAGTATACTACTCTTACCAATATCTTATGTTCTTCAGATGAGAAGGCAGGTTCGACAGAGAGCAAAGCCACCAAATCTGAAACATCCTCTGGGGAGGCGCAGCCGGGACAAAGAACAGCTACTTCTCCCCCCGGAGCTGGGATTCCTCCCAACCCCTTCGATTTCTCAGCCATGACTGGCCTGCTCAATGTACAATTTCTCCTATTTCCCTTTGATGTTCAGTTTCATTTGAACGATTTATTTTCCTTATTGGATCGAGTAAGATCCCTCAATTATGAATTCTTGTTGCATTTGATAGTGTTTTATGTTTCATTTTATGATTATGGTTCTATTGTTCGTCAGTGGATACAATTACGTATTTATTGCTGGTTTTATTATTGTATTTGTTGAAGAGAGGGCTAACTATTAACTGGGTGAAAGAATTGTTAGCAAAATTTtggctattgattttattaaaatgatattatttattactctTTAATGTCTATTTATGGCTAAAGGTCACAGAATTGGTTCAATTGAATGGTGAAAAGTTGGTTTGGGTTGAGGATCCTTGATACACCTTTAACccatttagaaaagaaaaaaggcgACCTGAAACTGACCTATAACTGACCTTTTTGTTGATGTggtaaaaggaaaaaactaaGCGCAACTGTGTGACAAGGCTTCCATTAAATCAAAGAgatatatgaattataaaatttcttcttcttctggcCAGcccccttttgttttctttgatgTTAAATTTGGTCTTGAATTTCAAAATCTATTTGAAggctccttttttttcttttcttttttttgcttGCAAATATCTAATGCGTGAAATACACAGGATCCAAGCATTAAGGAACTGGCTGAACAGATAGCAAAAGATCCTTCATTCAACCAGATGGCAGAGCAACTCCAGAAGACTTTTCAGGGTGCATCACTTGAAGATAGTCATAGTATCCCACAGTTTGATACTCAACAATATTACAACACTATGCAACAGGTCATGCAAAATCCTCAATTTATGACCATGGCTGAGCGCCTTGGTAATGCATTAATGCAGGTATTTATTGTCTTCTTCATTGTAATAGATATTCCTGTTTTGACATTCTTGTCTgtgtattataaaaaaatgtcatccTATGGCTGTCAAATCCAATCTTTTTCTCAGGATCCATCAATGTCTAACGTGCTTGAAAGTTTTGCAAATCCGACAAACAAAGACCAGCTTGAGGAACGAATGGCACGCATCAAAGAAGATCCATCCTTAAAGCCTATTTTAGAAGAGATAGAGAATGGTGGCCCAGCTGCTATGATGAGGTTGGAAATTTTAAGATATCAGTGTAGCATTAAATGATCGAGCTGTAATATTTTCAGCCTCAAGTAGAGTATAGAGGTTGCATTTGATTCAACTGACTGTAAAGATTTCAGTGCTTAAGAGAAATTATGGTATTGCAGGTACTGGAATGATAAAGATGTTCTACAGAAGTTGGGTGAAGCTATGGGTCTTGCAGTATCAGGAGATGCAACTACTTCTGCTGAAAATTCTGTACCAGAGGAAGCTGAAGATCCTGGTAATGAGGATGAATCAATTGTTCATCACACTGCTAGTGTTGGTGATGTAGAGGTAGGGCATTCCATATTTGCTCATATCCCTTTTAGGTGCTATTTGGATTGTCATAGTGAATGGAAGTGCACTTAACCGAGCTCCATGCATCTACTTAAACAATGTGAGAAGTTTGTGTGGCATGGAGTAGACATTCTTTGGAATCAACATTCTTGCCTGGATAATATGATTATTAGGTCTTATAGGCCTAGATTTTGTACCTGGTGTGTCCCCATGTTGGTGGGGACTTTCTTCATGCTACATGCAATTGTCCCACTTTCAGTGGTTTTTTCCCTGTTAGTTGGGGGAATAGAACTTGTCAATGTTTATTTTCAAGAATCAAACATTCTCTACATCAGGTTCCTTGTCTTTCTGTTGAATTGCCTGATTATGATGCATGAAGTTTCTTTagtttgtattgttttttacttttttgtaattaatccATTTTGGTAGATATATTAGATTTGAAATCTTTGCCCTAATGTCaattagggtttgaaaaatgcACTTGCCTCTGGTGCTGACAAGGATGAAGAAGACTCGGAGGGAAGGACAGCATTGCATTTTGCATGTGGATATGGTGAGGTATGTCAATGTCCGCTAGTTTTCttaccattttctttctttccagtCAAGTTAAGGGTTTGAGTTATCCATGTAAActcttcatattttctttttcttttcttttttcttttttttttttaattttttttatttatgttaaataTCTCTGGATATGAAGGATTATTCATATCTGGAAGTTTGATTAGTTCTCCTAGTTTGAGCAGATGCACTCGTTTTCATTTCAGGTGAAGTGCGCTCAGGTCCTTCTTGAGGCTGGAGCAACTGTGGATGCATTGGACAAGAATAAAAATACTGCACTTCATTACGCAGCTGGTTATGGAAGGAAGGAGTGTGTGGCTCTACTGCTGGAGAATGGTGCCGCTGTGTAAGTCAACAATTTATTAACACATATATCTTAGCCAGTCAGTGCAGTCacaaaaaattcttaatttttttccttcccttgATGCAGTACACTTCAGAACATGGATGGGAAGACTCCTATTGATGTTGCCAAGCTAAACAATCAACACGAGGTGCTGAAGCTGCTCGAAAAGGATGCTTTCCTGTGAGTTTCGTAGGTGGCATATTTATGCTTGTGTTCTAGCATATGTTATAGGGGCTTTTCATTTTGTGCCTAAGACCAATTTGCTTTGATGGCCATGAGATGTAAACTTGATGCGTTGTCTATCCGATATTTACTCTGATTGCGACGTTGCATTAATTTCAAGGTAACATGAAGTGTCTTTCATGGAAGAATTCTATTATATCCGCATGTAAACACCACTCATTATAAGATTcattacaattataaaataaagtcGAATCACATGTATTTTCATATTTACTGCTGCGATATATTTATGTAAAGTACACAAACATCACCCACGATGGGTGGGTTCCAATTGATGCATTTACAAGGAATTGGTTTCCTTCATTTTGCATGAAATGTGCTGTGCCGGCAGACCCTCAGTAGGTTTGCCATCAGCTAACCGAATATACTCCGACCTTGTTTGAATGGAAAAAGCCTCTAaactcttttcattttatttcatctttataattttttaaattctcacctaaaatataataaataatttattttttatttttaaatttgaatataaaaataataatttatccaatttttaatttttatctcatattatctcaaTTTACTATTCAAATTTACAAACCAGCAAATCTGACTTTAGGAAACAGTCAAGCGGATAAAAATGAATGTAAATCAATATTTTAGACATCGAAAAAGAACAAACAAGTGCACCTCCAGTTTGGTTTCCAAATTcataaactcattttatttaattattataatttttttaaattttaatataaaatataataaataatttaatttttttaaattttaaaataataataatattataaaataatattataataatattttatttaactttcaattcaattcaattcaacgtctaaatgtaatttaaaaattaaaacatcataTGGGACACGCATTCTTATCTCTCGTTATGTGTCAATGGATTCAATTTCAACATAAATTAAGTCATGatcatctattttattattatctttttattattttataatatgatattaaatgattaaaaattatttattaaattttacttataaatatcATAAGagcacaaaataataaaaacgacggtaaatagattttcttttaagccaaattctaaaaataaaaacaataataatgacTTATTATTTGTTCATAAAGAACATATGATaagattatttaatttaaatattaaaaataagtagaAAAAACAGAATTATATTttccactcttttttttttttttttttttaaagtccagTTTCAATTTACAGCGTAAATTATCTATCAATTTGTTTTTCCGGTTACTCCCAACTAAAGCgatcttatcaaaaaaaaaaaaaaaaaagcgatgCTTTgtcggttaaaaaaaaaaaaggaaaaagaaaagaaaagcggGGGAACCTATCCAGAGCTAGAAGGTTGTGGAAACTGGAACCCAGCGGTCATGTCCCATTTCCCTCGTGCGGGTGGAACACGTGTGTTCGAGTTCGCCCGTGCCCATCCAGAAACGAGTAGAACCCACCACCTCAAATATCGAATCCTGATCGAGCATAATCAGACCTTTTTCCTCCTGCACTTCTGTTCTTCGTCACCACTCGAGATCTTCTACCTTTTCGATGGCTCTCAACCCTCAACTGTTCCCTAATGGGATGCCCGTTCCTTTCGTCAACGAGTTGTTCGTCTTGGCCAGAGACGGCGTCGAATTCGAGATCGATAAGATCCCCGGGTCcgattcttcttcctcttcctcttcttttttgcATAGAACcttagtttttattattatgttagCCAAATGCAATAGATCACGGAAGCTCATAACACATTAAAAGTTCCGAGCGTACTGCGCCTTATCCTTCTTTGTCGCTTCTCGATTGTACTAGGGTTTGCTCAGGGTCTCGCTGTGTCGTATTGATTTCTTTTTGGCGGTGCTTTTGGCGTCAAGGGACGATTCTttgaaatgagaatgaatttgatAACCGTGCATTCTGTAATGGTGCTTGGAATCTCTCTGTTCTTGAATTTCAGAGGGGCCATAGAGTTCTGCTTGCCAATTGGAAAACTTTTCTGAAAGATGTCTCATGATTGCCATTTATCGAATTCATATTATAATCAAACAAACGATATTCTCTATGCAACTAGTTGCCGGGTATCTGGAGGTTGTCAAAACTTCAAACATTGTAATGCTACTCGCCTGAGGTCATCCCATCTATGATGCCTTTGGTTCAGTTCTTTTTATGTGATGAGTGGTAAGAATTTGTTGGGAACAAAAATAACAATGAATGTTATCTAAAGCATGGAGTCAATTTTAAACTGGTTATCTTCCCATAATTGGCTTAAAGAGGCTTAAGGCcttttacttatttaaaaataaaaaataaaaattggctTAAGGCCTTTTATTAAGTTGGTATGTGACGATGTGTGATGGTGCGGACCAGCTTGGTTGTGGGCATTTCTGGCGTTCATTTTGTATGGGCATGGCTGTTCTGCGGTATCTGTCCTTTACAGGACTCTCTTACGAGTTTCAGGCTTTTATTCGTAGTTGCTGCTGTATCCATTACTGATGCTTGGGatctttttgttttggattgTATGTTTTGATAAACATGGAACGCATATACCCCTCGAGGAGGGCCTTGGTAAATCTAACAACCCCATTTGCACGGAAATGCTTGAGATCATAATTTTTCTGAAGTGGAATACTGCTATTGATTGTTTCTATTTTAACGAGCAATGATTGTTGTTAAGTTGAACTCCAACAAGAGACTCTGGAATTTTTCCATGTTTGTCATTTGTTTGGAAAACATCATTCACACTGGTGTGTGAAGTTCATATCATCATGGACCATTCAAGCATGATTCGTAATTAGAAGATGTAATGAGTGCAGTCTTGAAATTTCATCCCCTGCAGTACAACCTAA contains:
- the LOC122309771 gene encoding ankyrin repeat domain-containing protein 2B-like codes for the protein MASNLPKDLPADEKAGSTESKATKSETSSGEAQPGQRTATSPPGAGIPPNPFDFSAMTGLLNDPSIKELAEQIAKDPSFNQMAEQLQKTFQGASLEDSHSIPQFDTQQYYNTMQQVMQNPQFMTMAERLGNALMQDPSMSNVLESFANPTNKDQLEERMARIKEDPSLKPILEEIENGGPAAMMRYWNDKDVLQKLGEAMGLAVSGDATTSAENSVPEEAEDPGNEDESIVHHTASVGDVEGLKNALASGADKDEEDSEGRTALHFACGYGEVKCAQVLLEAGATVDALDKNKNTALHYAAGYGRKECVALLLENGAAVTLQNMDGKTPIDVAKLNNQHEVLKLLEKDAFL